A genomic segment from Limosilactobacillus sp. encodes:
- a CDS encoding glycosyl hydrolase family 8, which produces MKHSRYLWILLGIITLIYTATLVTIRLENPKSIQKTTYTRWQEAYVINQTKERAFVNTSNNRRKPVALSEGQGYGLCITAWAGEKGWAQEKDYRHLLNYYLAHRDTVKSHRNHLMAWRQASKKGKWTSQANSATDGDLFIAASLRSAAKVWPQHASYYRQLEQKVCADILHYEYNPQTRSLTVGDWATADSKYYRLMRTSDVAPSFFDQFYQLSHDRRWRTVKNGMLDHLLTLSKQHKTGLVPDFAWVGRHSAKPVRPNAVAGKNDGNYSANACRVPMMLADCKDPRAQKVLTKMMKFFAHRQYVTAGYRLNSKQLNHYQSDSFSAPIFYAVSANRGRGYDNLFESQKHIFAKPLTKHNYYDATLTTIAALKGMR; this is translated from the coding sequence ATGAAACATTCAAGATATTTATGGATTCTGCTGGGGATCATCACCCTGATTTATACCGCAACCCTGGTAACCATTCGGCTCGAAAATCCCAAATCCATTCAGAAAACCACCTATACCCGCTGGCAAGAGGCCTATGTCATCAACCAGACCAAGGAGCGAGCCTTCGTTAATACCAGCAATAATCGCCGCAAGCCCGTCGCCCTTTCTGAAGGTCAGGGGTACGGCCTCTGCATCACGGCCTGGGCCGGTGAGAAGGGGTGGGCGCAAGAAAAAGATTACCGCCACCTGCTTAATTACTACCTTGCCCATCGTGATACGGTCAAATCGCACCGGAACCATTTGATGGCCTGGCGACAAGCATCTAAGAAAGGCAAGTGGACTAGCCAGGCCAACAGCGCAACCGATGGGGACCTCTTCATCGCCGCCTCCCTCCGATCCGCGGCGAAGGTTTGGCCACAGCACGCCAGTTACTACCGTCAGCTGGAGCAAAAAGTGTGCGCCGATATCCTCCACTACGAATACAATCCACAAACCCGGTCGCTAACGGTTGGTGACTGGGCAACGGCCGATTCCAAATATTACCGCCTAATGCGGACCTCCGACGTTGCCCCAAGCTTTTTCGACCAGTTCTACCAACTTTCCCACGATCGGCGGTGGCGAACCGTTAAGAACGGCATGCTGGACCACCTGCTGACCCTCAGTAAGCAGCACAAGACCGGTCTCGTCCCGGACTTTGCCTGGGTTGGCAGGCATTCGGCCAAGCCGGTCCGACCAAACGCGGTTGCCGGCAAAAACGATGGCAACTACTCTGCTAACGCCTGCCGGGTACCGATGATGCTAGCGGACTGCAAGGATCCGCGGGCCCAGAAGGTGCTGACGAAGATGATGAAGTTCTTTGCCCATCGCCAGTACGTCACCGCTGGCTACCGACTAAACAGCAAACAGCTGAACCACTACCAATCCGACAGCTTCAGCGCCCCAATCTTCTATGCCGTCAGCGCCAACCGGGGCCGCGGCTATGACAACCTCTTTGAAAGCCAGAAGCACATCTTCGCCAAGCCACTGACGAAACACAACTATTATGACGCAACGCTTACGACAATTGCCGCGCTGAAAGGAATGAGATAA
- a CDS encoding glycosyltransferase family 2 protein: MVEEILMIITLVSIWFSLLMSTTTLGGATVFWLKHSTKLVKITPLSRYPLITIVVPAHNEEVVIAQTTKAILDLHYPADRVELLLFADNCADHTAQEMRRVLALPQYRSRNARVIERTGTGGKAGVLNEALEMAQGEFIGVYDADAMPEQNALYFLVKKALENPDRYMAVFGRNKTRNAQQNFLTRCINQEIVVTQRIQHCAIWFMFKIGRIPGTNFIIKREFVKSIGGWRNGALTEDTDISFKIMQSGKLIALAYNSEAFQQEPERLHDYYFQRLRWAKGNYQVVIHNFRHLFDHSNWRVKLETFYYSCTFFWFNAAIVLSDIIFIANVITLIARLFIPGLTLPFTFGESNILMMQLLLLNWLLMIILYILQISIAMATQYGQATTSQVWLALASYFTYSQLFIVVSIHAICSVTMDALFHRNGNVWVKTKRFND; this comes from the coding sequence ATGGTTGAAGAAATATTAATGATTATCACCTTGGTTTCCATCTGGTTCTCTCTTCTAATGTCCACCACGACACTGGGTGGGGCAACGGTCTTTTGGCTCAAGCACAGCACCAAGCTGGTGAAGATTACTCCCCTTTCCCGTTACCCCCTGATCACGATTGTCGTTCCCGCCCACAATGAGGAGGTCGTGATCGCCCAGACAACCAAGGCGATCCTTGACCTCCACTACCCGGCCGATCGAGTAGAGCTGCTGCTTTTCGCGGATAATTGCGCCGATCACACCGCACAGGAAATGCGGCGAGTACTTGCCCTTCCCCAATACAGGAGCCGCAATGCCCGGGTGATCGAGCGGACCGGGACCGGCGGAAAGGCTGGGGTCCTCAACGAAGCGCTGGAAATGGCTCAGGGCGAATTCATTGGCGTTTACGATGCGGACGCCATGCCGGAGCAAAATGCCCTCTACTTCCTGGTGAAAAAAGCCCTCGAAAATCCCGATCGTTACATGGCTGTCTTTGGTCGCAACAAGACACGGAATGCTCAGCAGAATTTTCTGACCCGGTGCATTAACCAGGAAATCGTGGTCACGCAACGCATTCAGCACTGTGCCATCTGGTTCATGTTTAAGATTGGCCGGATTCCTGGCACCAATTTCATCATTAAACGGGAATTTGTCAAGTCGATCGGCGGCTGGCGTAACGGGGCCCTGACCGAGGACACGGATATCTCATTTAAGATCATGCAGAGTGGCAAACTGATTGCCCTGGCCTATAATTCCGAGGCCTTTCAGCAGGAACCGGAACGATTGCACGACTATTACTTTCAGCGCCTGCGCTGGGCAAAGGGAAACTACCAGGTTGTGATCCATAACTTCCGCCATCTCTTTGATCACAGCAACTGGCGGGTCAAGCTGGAAACCTTCTACTATTCCTGTACCTTCTTTTGGTTCAATGCTGCCATCGTTTTGTCTGATATCATCTTTATTGCCAACGTGATCACCCTGATCGCCCGACTCTTCATCCCCGGATTGACGCTCCCCTTTACCTTCGGAGAGAGTAATATTCTAATGATGCAGCTGCTGTTATTGAACTGGTTGCTAATGATCATTCTCTACATCTTGCAGATTTCGATTGCCATGGCAACCCAGTATGGACAGGCAACGACCAGCCAGGTTTGGCTCGCCCTGGCCTCCTACTTCACCTACTCGCAGCTCTTCATCGTGGTTTCGATTCATGCCATCTGCTCGGTAACGATGGACGCTCTCTTCCACCGTAACGGCAACGTCTGGGTCAAAACGAAACGTTTTAATGATTAA
- the wecB gene encoding non-hydrolyzing UDP-N-acetylglucosamine 2-epimerase, whose protein sequence is MLVFGTRPEAIKMAPVVKQLEKEPDLTPIVVVTGQHREMLQQVLDVFKLQPDYDLKIMHQSQTLTMITNKVLSGLDEILNQEKPDLLLVHGDTTTTMAASLSAFYHHVPIGHVEAGLRTWNLAAPFPEEANRQLTDDLTTLYFAPTPLSRENLLKENHPAKQIFVTGNTAIDALHYTVSQDYHHEILSKIPDDHRIILLTMHRRENQGSPMEEVFRAVRDVASQRPQIDVVYPVHLSPRVQETAHRIFDGVANVHLIDPLDVLDFHNLAARSYFIMTDSGGVQEEAPSLNKPVLVLRDATERPEGVTAGTLKVVGTDYHRVKAAMEHLLDDPQEYKQMAEAKNPYGDGHAAERIGQICHDYLIK, encoded by the coding sequence ATGCTTGTCTTCGGCACCCGTCCGGAGGCCATTAAGATGGCGCCGGTCGTCAAGCAGTTGGAAAAGGAACCGGACCTGACGCCAATCGTCGTGGTAACCGGCCAACACCGGGAAATGCTTCAGCAGGTGCTCGACGTTTTCAAGCTCCAACCGGACTACGACCTCAAAATTATGCATCAAAGCCAAACTCTCACAATGATAACCAACAAGGTGCTGTCCGGACTGGATGAAATCCTTAACCAAGAAAAGCCAGATCTCCTATTGGTTCACGGGGACACCACGACCACCATGGCCGCCAGCCTCAGTGCCTTCTATCACCATGTTCCGATCGGGCACGTTGAGGCGGGACTGCGGACGTGGAACCTGGCCGCACCGTTCCCGGAGGAGGCCAATCGCCAACTAACCGACGACCTCACCACGCTCTACTTTGCTCCCACCCCACTCAGTCGGGAAAACCTGCTCAAGGAGAACCACCCAGCCAAACAGATCTTTGTCACCGGAAACACGGCGATTGATGCCCTTCACTACACGGTCAGTCAGGACTACCATCATGAGATCTTAAGCAAGATTCCGGATGATCACCGCATTATTTTGTTGACTATGCACCGGCGGGAAAATCAGGGATCACCGATGGAAGAAGTCTTCAGAGCTGTCCGGGATGTTGCCAGCCAGCGGCCCCAGATCGACGTGGTTTACCCGGTTCACCTCAGTCCCCGGGTCCAGGAAACGGCGCACCGGATCTTTGATGGCGTGGCGAACGTTCACCTGATCGACCCGCTTGACGTCCTCGACTTTCATAATCTGGCGGCCCGAAGCTACTTTATCATGACCGATTCCGGTGGTGTTCAGGAAGAGGCCCCATCCTTAAACAAACCGGTTTTGGTTCTCCGCGATGCTACCGAGCGGCCCGAGGGGGTTACCGCCGGCACGCTGAAAGTCGTCGGTACTGACTACCATCGGGTTAAGGCGGCGATGGAACATTTGCTCGATGATCCTCAGGAATACAAGCAAATGGCAGAAGCCAAGAATCCTTACGGTGATGGCCACGCGGCCGAGCGCATCGGCCAAATTTGCCATGATTATCTGATTAAATAA
- a CDS encoding HAD-IIB family hydrolase translates to MTKWRYVAIDVDGTLLDDQDHFAADRLNRDVQQLATRGVMFIVASGNSYDALQTIFHPCPAVQNFVAENGGRIIVNGKESFSQPHERKTIANLLDYVNGIVPQPDLLSLSGARQTFIAERFRDVPVPYYPHHAYFSRLADVNEPIYNLNLNWYLHHPPLAWIHNLVRQINRHFPKVHATYSGAWGIDILPAGVDKAVSLTQLIHSTGGEMHELVAFGDTSNDQEMIAEAGCGYAMKNATPDLLELADRTTQYDNNHDGLLREIEQLFQLK, encoded by the coding sequence ATGACCAAATGGCGCTACGTGGCGATTGACGTCGACGGGACACTGCTCGATGATCAAGACCACTTCGCTGCTGACCGACTTAATCGCGATGTTCAGCAATTGGCTACTCGAGGGGTGATGTTTATCGTTGCCAGCGGTAACAGCTATGATGCCCTGCAGACAATTTTTCATCCCTGCCCGGCTGTCCAAAATTTTGTGGCCGAAAACGGGGGTAGAATTATCGTCAACGGCAAGGAAAGCTTCAGCCAGCCCCACGAACGCAAAACCATCGCCAACCTGCTCGACTACGTGAATGGAATTGTTCCTCAACCGGACCTCCTCTCTCTTTCTGGGGCACGGCAAACTTTCATTGCCGAACGCTTCCGCGACGTCCCGGTCCCCTACTACCCGCACCATGCTTATTTTTCACGGCTTGCCGACGTTAATGAGCCAATCTATAATCTTAACCTTAATTGGTACCTCCATCATCCCCCGTTAGCGTGGATTCACAATCTCGTTCGTCAAATCAATCGCCATTTCCCCAAAGTGCACGCTACCTATAGCGGCGCCTGGGGCATTGACATTCTCCCGGCCGGCGTCGACAAGGCCGTCAGCCTCACCCAACTAATTCACTCTACCGGTGGAGAAATGCATGAGTTAGTTGCCTTTGGTGACACTTCCAATGATCAGGAGATGATTGCTGAAGCCGGTTGTGGTTACGCCATGAAGAACGCCACCCCCGACCTGCTCGAGCTCGCCGATCGCACCACCCAGTATGACAACAACCACGATGGCCTGTTGCGAGAAATCGAACAGCTTTTTCAGCTAAAATAA
- a CDS encoding site-specific integrase, translated as MRQLVLPIKDSNVLAEVQDTLLNNFKAGRRNYTIFQVGKATLLRVSDVLRLKQSDVFDDYGAVRQHAFIKDKKTGKPNTLYLRPVTNDLAIYQQWLKRNRYEGTTEWLFPSTSRPDKHIDERQFYNVMHRVGELLDINYLGTHTMRKTGAYRVYVQSNYNIGLVMRLLNHSSEAMTLAYLGLDQVSREHMLDKIDFG; from the coding sequence ATGCGACAATTAGTACTACCAATCAAGGACTCCAATGTTCTCGCCGAAGTTCAGGACACCTTGCTGAATAACTTCAAGGCCGGGCGACGCAATTATACAATCTTTCAAGTGGGGAAGGCCACCCTCCTGCGGGTCAGCGATGTCTTGCGTCTTAAGCAGTCCGATGTATTCGACGATTATGGCGCGGTCCGTCAGCACGCCTTCATCAAAGATAAGAAAACCGGTAAGCCCAATACTCTCTACCTGCGACCGGTCACTAATGATTTGGCGATTTACCAGCAGTGGCTGAAGCGCAACCGGTACGAGGGAACGACCGAATGGCTTTTCCCATCGACGTCCCGTCCAGACAAACATATCGACGAGCGGCAATTTTACAATGTCATGCACCGGGTAGGGGAGCTGCTGGACATTAATTACCTGGGTACCCACACGATGCGCAAAACCGGAGCCTACCGGGTCTACGTCCAGAGCAACTACAATATTGGGCTAGTAATGCGGCTGCTCAACCATTCCAGTGAGGCGATGACCTTGGCTTATCTCGGCCTCGACCAGGTCAGTCGTGAGCACATGTTGGATAAAATTGATTTTGGCTAA
- a CDS encoding helix-turn-helix domain-containing protein, which translates to MAGVTLDNGKRLGWDELKAQPTPQQIKALIEDDYRALQIFNNSVPQYLRSDDLNVALNTLSKQTNCAIFLINPSGTILTATNKQIIDQLFPPRFDKKLITQANQLGDQMNDPFCHRQLGRYPVGIYQLFNHEKRIGRIIVVSNGRLPSLLIRLVISYYLEFTINVITTTEKRSQSNRLNYSSSLELAISDRTFDSPARRSDLQPFLARPGAKYLIDIRLEQQFNEIFLRNLLGRLNRLIPQGIYCFFDRDIILLTNLAPTEQLCPPELMQLKQIGDPDRVIVGVSSTFTILAEFFQAYDQARLAVQVASERHQAFLLFEDATPVILAGYLRDNHQLGFINPALRKLKTDDEKHQTAFFQTLVTYLLNNGSVSRTAHQLHLHHNTVLYRLNRIMDQWDYHFDDPQRNANLILGAILLQQL; encoded by the coding sequence ATGGCAGGAGTAACGTTAGACAATGGAAAGCGGCTAGGCTGGGACGAACTGAAGGCCCAACCGACCCCTCAACAAATCAAAGCACTTATTGAGGACGATTACCGTGCCCTGCAGATTTTTAATAACAGTGTCCCGCAGTATCTTCGCTCCGACGACCTAAATGTTGCCCTCAACACGCTCAGCAAGCAAACCAATTGTGCAATTTTTCTCATTAATCCTTCCGGAACCATTCTCACAGCCACGAACAAGCAGATTATCGACCAACTCTTCCCTCCCCGCTTTGACAAAAAATTAATTACTCAGGCAAATCAGCTTGGTGACCAGATGAACGATCCGTTTTGCCATCGTCAATTGGGAAGATACCCGGTTGGCATTTATCAACTATTCAATCATGAAAAGCGAATCGGTCGGATCATCGTCGTCAGCAATGGTCGACTTCCTTCACTGCTCATCCGCCTGGTTATTAGCTACTACTTGGAGTTTACAATCAACGTAATTACAACAACTGAGAAGCGATCCCAGTCTAATCGACTCAATTATTCCAGCAGCCTGGAATTAGCAATCAGTGATCGAACCTTTGATAGCCCGGCTCGACGGTCGGACCTTCAACCCTTCTTAGCACGGCCAGGTGCCAAGTACTTAATTGACATCCGCCTAGAGCAGCAATTCAATGAAATCTTTCTTCGTAACCTTCTCGGCCGGCTTAATCGACTGATCCCCCAGGGAATTTACTGTTTCTTTGACCGGGATATCATCCTGCTAACCAACCTCGCACCTACTGAGCAGCTCTGTCCGCCTGAGCTTATGCAGCTCAAGCAAATCGGTGACCCCGACCGCGTTATCGTTGGCGTCAGCAGTACCTTCACCATCCTGGCGGAATTCTTCCAGGCCTACGATCAAGCCCGACTCGCGGTACAGGTCGCAAGCGAGCGCCATCAAGCCTTCCTTTTGTTTGAAGATGCTACGCCGGTGATCTTAGCTGGTTATCTCCGTGACAACCATCAGCTGGGTTTCATCAATCCCGCCCTGCGCAAGCTCAAGACGGACGATGAAAAACATCAGACTGCCTTTTTCCAGACCCTGGTCACCTACCTGTTGAACAATGGCAGCGTCAGCCGAACCGCCCACCAGCTTCATCTTCACCACAATACCGTTCTCTATCGCCTCAACCGGATCATGGACCAGTGGGACTATCACTTCGACGATCCCCAGCGTAACGCCAACTTAATCCTCGGGGCAATCTTGCTCCAGCAACTATAA
- a CDS encoding DeoR/GlpR family DNA-binding transcription regulator has translation MTSQEKRLKEIIQILEQKNQLTTREIMKEFGISFDTARRDIIRLTNTGRAVRFHGGLMKLEHDNVPGFSARRQIQSPLKKQLAKLALEFIRSNGCYFVSSSTTLLQFCQLCQGMNITIVTNSIDNAVQMLTSDYPQVILLGGALNKENHYTYSPETINQLDNYNFDMALFGTSRLTDQGAFVVNGTDAATNRKAAQQAQSRLLVAEKHKFAAANSSPHRILKPDQIDILVTDQPVRKDYQNWFGSGLTVRYPERSN, from the coding sequence ATGACCAGTCAGGAAAAACGTCTGAAAGAGATTATTCAAATCCTTGAGCAAAAAAATCAGTTGACGACCCGTGAGATCATGAAAGAGTTTGGCATTTCATTTGACACTGCTCGACGAGATATCATTCGGCTGACGAATACCGGACGGGCAGTTCGTTTTCACGGTGGCTTGATGAAACTCGAGCATGATAATGTGCCTGGGTTCAGCGCTCGTCGCCAAATCCAGTCGCCCCTGAAAAAGCAGTTAGCCAAACTAGCACTGGAATTCATTCGTTCCAATGGTTGCTATTTCGTTAGCAGCTCCACGACCCTCTTGCAGTTTTGCCAGCTATGTCAGGGAATGAATATTACGATCGTAACTAATTCGATTGACAATGCCGTTCAAATGCTGACCAGTGACTACCCACAGGTCATTTTGCTTGGCGGGGCGTTGAATAAGGAAAACCACTACACCTATTCTCCAGAAACGATCAATCAGTTGGACAATTATAATTTTGACATGGCGCTATTCGGCACCTCGCGGCTAACCGACCAGGGTGCTTTTGTCGTGAATGGTACCGATGCCGCCACGAACCGCAAAGCAGCTCAGCAGGCACAATCGCGTTTGCTAGTTGCAGAAAAGCATAAATTTGCTGCAGCCAATTCATCGCCGCACCGCATCCTCAAACCTGATCAAATCGATATTTTAGTTACGGATCAACCAGTAAGAAAAGATTATCAAAACTGGTTTGGCTCGGGGCTGACCGTTCGATACCCGGAAAGGAGCAATTGA
- a CDS encoding nucleoside 2-deoxyribosyltransferase, whose amino-acid sequence MQKAKTVYFCAGWFTDKQNKAYKQAMAAIQENSTIDVENSYIPLQHQYKNLRVDEHPELLEDKEWATATYNGDRVGVSTSDMVLAVYIPEEEDVGMGVELGMASALGKYITVVIPDEDFGKPINLMSWGIADNFIKMSELSSYNFNRPGFDFYDGAVY is encoded by the coding sequence ATGCAAAAAGCAAAGACAGTTTACTTCTGTGCCGGCTGGTTCACGGACAAGCAAAACAAGGCCTACAAGCAAGCAATGGCAGCTATTCAGGAAAATTCAACGATTGATGTTGAGAATTCTTACATTCCATTGCAGCACCAGTACAAGAATTTGCGGGTTGACGAACACCCGGAATTGCTTGAAGATAAGGAATGGGCGACGGCAACTTACAACGGTGATCGGGTCGGCGTTTCCACATCCGACATGGTCCTGGCCGTTTACATCCCCGAGGAAGAAGACGTTGGAATGGGGGTTGAGCTAGGCATGGCCAGCGCCCTCGGCAAGTACATCACGGTGGTTATTCCAGACGAGGACTTCGGTAAGCCCATCAACCTGATGAGCTGGGGCATTGCGGATAACTTTATTAAGATGTCCGAACTGTCATCATATAATTTTAACCGGCCCGGCTTTGACTTCTACGACGGGGCCGTCTACTAA
- a CDS encoding VOC family protein, translating into MAFNKSLAGYFDDLAHVGIPTDDMDKTIRFWEKLGFKKQGQFDTDDQGHQVTFMKAAHLMLEIWDSDGAVHQTGAINHISLNVEDADNAFKAAKAEGFAVKEAEVQHLDFWKHGIKFFNITGPNDETIEFCEIVKD; encoded by the coding sequence ATGGCATTTAATAAGAGCTTGGCCGGTTACTTTGACGACCTGGCACACGTTGGGATTCCAACTGATGATATGGACAAAACAATTCGTTTTTGGGAAAAACTGGGCTTCAAGAAGCAGGGCCAGTTCGACACCGATGACCAGGGACACCAGGTGACCTTCATGAAGGCCGCCCACCTGATGCTGGAAATCTGGGATAGTGATGGTGCCGTTCACCAAACCGGTGCAATCAACCACATTTCACTGAACGTTGAGGATGCCGACAACGCCTTCAAGGCCGCTAAGGCAGAGGGCTTTGCTGTCAAGGAAGCCGAAGTTCAACACCTCGATTTCTGGAAGCACGGGATTAAGTTCTTCAACATCACCGGTCCCAACGATGAAACCATCGAATTTTGTGAAATTGTTAAGGATTAA
- a CDS encoding SemiSWEET family transporter, whose amino-acid sequence MVNKEEFVKRLHKAKIFGNTATIACLVMYTSYIGQIISNLSGHPVSPVQPVCAAINATLWVAYGWVKPEKDWPVIIANFPGIIFGLLTFITAYVH is encoded by the coding sequence ATCGTGAATAAGGAAGAATTTGTCAAGCGCCTCCACAAAGCAAAAATTTTTGGCAACACCGCCACCATTGCCTGCCTCGTGATGTATACCTCTTACATCGGGCAGATTATTTCCAATCTTTCCGGTCACCCGGTTTCGCCTGTCCAACCAGTCTGTGCAGCGATCAACGCAACGCTCTGGGTGGCCTACGGTTGGGTCAAGCCTGAAAAGGATTGGCCGGTCATCATCGCCAACTTCCCAGGAATCATCTTCGGCCTTCTGACCTTTATTACAGCCTATGTTCATTAA
- a CDS encoding zinc-dependent alcohol dehydrogenase family protein, producing MKALVLTGLKQLEVQDYDKPAVKPNEVLIHTAWAGICGTDKALYGGLPGSADAVPPIVLGHENSGVVTEVGSAVENFKVGDRVSVDPNVYCHKCKFCRSSRPELCEHLDAVGVTRDGGFEEYFTAPEEVVYHIPDNVSLEAAAVIEPISCAEHGVDLLETHPYQNAIVIGDGFEGQLIAQILKSRGVHEVTLAGSNEEKLENNKKHFGFKTINNVKHPEEVKADSYDIVVEAVGLPKTQEQAVEAAARGGQVLMFGVGNPDSTFKVNTYKVFQKQLKIQGTFINPYTFEDSIALLQSGAVDPLPLISHVLDFDHVEDFVSGKLTGVSKAIVKVAGEEA from the coding sequence ATGAAGGCATTAGTTTTAACTGGATTAAAGCAGCTCGAAGTTCAAGATTACGATAAGCCAGCAGTTAAGCCGAACGAAGTGCTGATTCACACTGCTTGGGCTGGTATCTGTGGTACCGACAAGGCCCTGTACGGTGGCCTGCCGGGTTCTGCCGACGCTGTTCCACCGATTGTTTTAGGCCACGAAAACTCCGGGGTCGTTACCGAAGTCGGCAGTGCCGTTGAAAACTTTAAGGTGGGCGACCGGGTTAGCGTTGACCCGAACGTTTACTGCCACAAGTGCAAGTTCTGCCGGTCATCCCGCCCAGAACTGTGTGAACACCTGGATGCCGTTGGTGTTACCCGTGACGGTGGTTTTGAAGAATACTTCACCGCTCCCGAAGAAGTTGTTTACCACATTCCGGACAACGTTTCCCTGGAAGCTGCTGCCGTAATCGAACCAATCTCCTGTGCTGAACACGGGGTTGACCTTTTGGAAACTCACCCATACCAGAACGCCATCGTTATCGGTGATGGTTTCGAAGGCCAACTGATCGCCCAGATTCTGAAGTCCCGTGGTGTTCACGAAGTTACCCTGGCTGGTTCCAACGAAGAAAAGCTGGAAAACAACAAGAAGCACTTTGGCTTCAAGACCATCAACAACGTTAAGCACCCCGAAGAAGTCAAGGCCGACTCCTACGACATCGTGGTTGAAGCCGTTGGTCTGCCAAAAACGCAGGAACAAGCCGTTGAAGCCGCTGCCCGTGGTGGCCAAGTCCTGATGTTCGGTGTTGGTAACCCTGACTCAACTTTCAAGGTTAACACCTACAAGGTCTTCCAAAAGCAGCTGAAGATCCAAGGAACCTTCATCAACCCATACACCTTTGAAGACTCCATTGCCCTGCTGCAATCCGGTGCCGTTGATCCGCTGCCACTGATTTCCCATGTCCTCGACTTTGACCATGTCGAAGACTTCGTTAGTGGCAAGCTGACCGGTGTTTCCAAGGCAATCGTCAAGGTTGCTGGTGAAGAAGCCTAA
- a CDS encoding HAD family hydrolase has translation MIKHIFSDMDHTLLNEAGQLTPATIETIKDLTIPFTCVSARAPHEMLNAIEQLKLTGPQIAFNGGLIFENVSGQIEYLYRQPISNSDVSKIIATVHSQFPDTSLSWYSQDGWFTYKIDAGIKYEYSLTGFPPQVVDTPAHQQAVFKIMIIEARPAIKSRIRQAVKNLGLNNIVAKSTGAAYYEVTARAATKDKGVHFIQEREGLLKNETMAFGDGENDLPLLEAVGTSVAMGNALPAVKKIATRVTGSNEADGVAIELEKLIADGYHL, from the coding sequence ATGATTAAACACATTTTCTCCGATATGGACCATACTCTCTTAAACGAGGCTGGGCAGTTAACCCCAGCAACAATCGAGACAATCAAAGACTTGACAATTCCTTTTACCTGCGTTTCTGCCCGGGCACCTCATGAGATGCTCAACGCAATTGAGCAGTTAAAGTTAACCGGTCCGCAGATTGCCTTTAATGGTGGCCTCATCTTTGAAAACGTAAGTGGCCAGATTGAGTATCTTTATCGGCAGCCAATTTCAAATAGTGATGTCAGCAAAATAATTGCCACAGTTCATTCACAATTTCCTGATACGTCATTAAGCTGGTACAGTCAGGATGGTTGGTTTACGTACAAAATTGATGCAGGGATTAAATATGAATATTCATTGACGGGATTCCCGCCACAGGTTGTCGATACCCCAGCCCATCAGCAAGCAGTATTTAAGATTATGATTATTGAAGCTCGGCCAGCCATTAAATCAAGAATTCGCCAGGCCGTCAAAAACCTGGGGTTGAATAATATCGTTGCTAAATCAACCGGTGCTGCTTACTATGAGGTGACAGCACGGGCAGCAACCAAAGATAAGGGTGTCCATTTTATTCAAGAACGAGAAGGACTTCTTAAAAATGAAACAATGGCGTTTGGCGATGGTGAAAATGATCTCCCACTATTAGAAGCAGTTGGTACTTCGGTTGCGATGGGAAATGCCTTGCCGGCGGTCAAAAAAATTGCCACCAGGGTCACGGGCTCTAATGAAGCTGATGGAGTTGCCATAGAACTGGAGAAATTAATTGCTGACGGTTATCATCTATAA